The sequence AGGGAGCAAAAAGATATGTTAGAGCGGATAATGTTTGATTTTCAATATGAAATTGAACAGTTAAAAGAACAATTCGGATTTGATTACGTTGCGCTTGCGCTTGTGCAGTCATCCGAACGGCGATTTGAATTGAAATGGACATTTGTGGCGGGAAACCGCAGTGAAAGGTATCGGCGGATTAAACTCCAGTCCGGTAAAGGCGTTGCCGGTCTTGTATTCAAGACGGGAAAACCAATGTATATCGGAGATGCGGAGTCAGAACTGAAAGAGATGGATCTGTTCAACTATCCGATTGTCGTAGCGGAAGGATTGAAGAGTTTCGGCGCCATTCCGCTGTATAAATATAACCGTGTACTGGGTGTATTACTA is a genomic window of Sporosarcina oncorhynchi containing:
- a CDS encoding GAF domain-containing protein, which produces MLERIMFDFQYEIEQLKEQFGFDYVALALVQSSERRFELKWTFVAGNRSERYRRIKLQSGKGVAGLVFKTGKPMYIGDAESELKEMDLFNYPIVVAEGLKSFGAIPLYKYNRVLGVLLVGYRTEMGLTPMQFEAFKQRIGPRFGPFYNKEMVTDESDE